A stretch of Sulfurimonas autotrophica DSM 16294 DNA encodes these proteins:
- a CDS encoding SAM-dependent methyltransferase — MKFSEYMTEWLYGEDGYYATYKNIGKSGDFYTAVSTSKFFGGTIAKHIISLVDEGFLQKDAVICEIGAHHGYFLADVCEFIYTLRPELLSTFQFVIIERFDDLQKYQREYFGESFGDAVALTHYKSLNELQCENAFFIANEIFDAFPCELYFKGESARVENHEVLFDVKDDWVQIKAKKYHKDRGEIAVGYEEFAKEMANAAKKFEFISFDYGEMQARPDFSLRIYTKHEVHPFFEEGLNRAELFGKSDITYDVTFLHVKDAYEEAGVEFVEFKAQMVALVDMGILELLEMLKANADEKIYKQELEKAKMLIMPNFLGERFKMIKFRKGA, encoded by the coding sequence ATGAAATTTAGTGAATATATGACAGAGTGGCTTTATGGCGAAGATGGTTACTATGCAACATATAAAAATATAGGAAAAAGCGGTGATTTTTACACGGCAGTAAGTACAAGCAAATTTTTTGGCGGTACGATTGCCAAGCATATTATTTCGCTTGTGGATGAAGGGTTTTTGCAAAAAGATGCAGTGATTTGTGAAATAGGTGCGCATCATGGGTATTTTTTGGCGGATGTGTGCGAGTTTATTTATACACTGAGACCGGAACTTTTGTCTACATTTCAGTTTGTAATTATAGAGAGATTTGATGATTTGCAAAAATATCAAAGAGAGTATTTTGGCGAGAGTTTTGGTGATGCTGTTGCATTGACACATTACAAATCTTTAAATGAGCTGCAATGTGAAAATGCTTTTTTTATAGCAAATGAAATATTTGATGCATTTCCTTGTGAACTTTACTTTAAAGGTGAGAGTGCAAGAGTTGAAAATCATGAAGTACTGTTTGATGTAAAAGATGACTGGGTGCAAATAAAGGCAAAAAAATATCATAAAGACAGAGGCGAAATAGCCGTAGGATATGAAGAATTTGCAAAAGAGATGGCTAATGCTGCTAAAAAATTTGAATTTATAAGTTTTGATTACGGTGAGATGCAGGCTCGTCCTGATTTTTCTCTCAGAATTTATACAAAGCATGAAGTCCATCCATTTTTTGAAGAGGGTTTAAACAGAGCAGAACTTTTTGGTAAAAGTGATATAACCTATGATGTCACCTTTTTACATGTAAAGGATGCTTATGAAGAGGCAGGTGTGGAATTTGTAGAGTTTAAAGCACAAATGGTTGCACTTGTAGATATGGGGATTTTAGAGCTTTTAGAGATGTTAAAAGCCAATGCTGATGAAAAAATATATAAACAGGAACTTGAAAAAGCAAAAATGCTGATAATGCCAAATTTTTTAGGAGAAAGATTTAAAATGATAAAATTTAGAAAGGGTGCCTAA
- a CDS encoding TolC family protein, protein MKALALLTLLCLSFSSTLFADEHNSTLGKFISSYKQLQFQYDYEKNDAQSSKLRDSWIAPIQINYSYSKSNPYNTKQSNQSAAIRINQPIFQSGGIYYGIKFANASKYYTNYSIDVAKRKMIKDTIATLMQIKQTQLKEEKQELQIKNAQINLEQKKEEYFSGQLDSGFLDDAIIQKNVAVSALYDIQTAKEKLISSFHALSDLDYKKVNIPHLDYLNNEEFLKHNIVLQMNKAQIEKNRYNKDVTIAKYLPRVNLTAGYNWKLTTNQAFQVGSTVVSNSNELDYYDYGVSASIPLDINTFRDIESAKVDYLKAKVVQKDKQRELNSLYEQVMHNIENFNKKISLSNENIALYAKLLNDTKELFKAGYKTEYDVKTLENSLQIQNIDTKIYEIDKQLELLNLYEMYVNGE, encoded by the coding sequence ATGAAGGCTTTAGCGCTCTTAACTCTGCTATGTCTCAGCTTTAGCAGCACTCTTTTTGCAGATGAGCATAACAGCACTTTAGGGAAGTTTATATCTTCTTATAAGCAGCTGCAGTTTCAATATGACTATGAAAAAAATGATGCCCAGAGTTCTAAACTGCGTGATTCATGGATAGCACCTATTCAAATTAATTACAGTTATTCCAAAAGTAATCCGTATAATACGAAGCAGTCAAATCAAAGTGCAGCAATACGTATAAATCAGCCTATTTTTCAAAGTGGAGGTATTTACTACGGCATCAAATTTGCCAATGCAAGTAAATACTATACAAATTATTCCATAGATGTAGCAAAACGTAAAATGATTAAAGATACAATTGCTACTTTAATGCAGATAAAACAGACACAGCTTAAAGAAGAGAAGCAAGAATTACAAATTAAAAACGCCCAAATAAATTTAGAACAAAAAAAAGAGGAGTATTTCAGCGGGCAGCTTGACTCCGGTTTTTTAGATGATGCAATTATACAAAAAAATGTAGCTGTATCTGCTTTATATGATATTCAAACGGCTAAAGAGAAATTAATCAGTTCGTTTCATGCTTTAAGTGATTTGGATTATAAAAAAGTAAATATTCCTCATTTGGACTATTTAAATAATGAAGAGTTTTTAAAGCATAATATAGTGTTACAAATGAATAAAGCTCAAATAGAGAAAAACAGATACAATAAAGATGTAACTATTGCAAAATACCTTCCAAGAGTAAACCTCACAGCAGGATATAATTGGAAACTGACGACAAATCAAGCTTTTCAAGTTGGTTCGACGGTTGTAAGTAATTCAAATGAATTGGATTATTATGATTATGGAGTTTCTGCTTCAATTCCGCTTGATATTAATACATTCAGGGATATTGAATCTGCAAAAGTAGATTATTTAAAAGCGAAAGTTGTGCAAAAAGACAAGCAAAGAGAATTAAATTCTTTGTATGAACAGGTCATGCACAATATTGAAAATTTTAATAAAAAAATATCTTTGAGTAATGAAAATATTGCGTTGTATGCCAAGCTTTTAAACGATACAAAAGAACTTTTTAAGGCAGGATATAAGACAGAGTATGATGTCAAAACACTTGAAAACTCTCTGCAGATACAAAATATAGATACAAAAATATATGAAATAGACAAACAGTTAGAACTTTTAAATCTCTATGAGATGTATGTTAACGGAGAATAA
- a CDS encoding acetylornithine transaminase gives MNIKEIDNQYVLPTYARADVEFVSGKNATLFDSEGKKYIDFTSGIGVVSVGHANERVAKALCEQVASLTHTSNLYYIAPQALAAQKVVEASGYDMQCFFGNSGAEANEGAIKIARKHGERDGEIKRYKIITLNHSFHGRTITTVKATGQESMHNYFGPFPDGFVYAEDIDEIESLLDDHTAGVMIELIQGEGGVEPQNKEKVQQVAKLLKEREIPLIVDEVQTGAYRIGEFTASQAYEIEPEIITLAKGVGGGVPVGIVMTTLKHVLQAGDHGSTFGGNYLSSHAVCEVVDILNEKKQSGDLEITSLMFNQALEKFYEAYQDTFTQKVGIGMMCGLRVKDGDTLTNIINLARQNGVMVLKAGRNTLRFLPPLTITKEEIDEGFSALNSAMSQL, from the coding sequence ATGAACATTAAAGAAATAGATAACCAATATGTTTTACCTACATATGCAAGGGCTGACGTTGAATTTGTAAGTGGTAAAAATGCCACACTCTTTGATAGTGAGGGAAAAAAATATATAGATTTTACGTCAGGAATCGGTGTGGTCTCTGTCGGTCATGCCAATGAAAGAGTGGCCAAAGCATTATGTGAGCAGGTTGCAAGTCTCACACATACATCAAACCTTTATTATATTGCTCCGCAGGCACTTGCTGCACAAAAAGTTGTAGAGGCAAGCGGCTATGATATGCAGTGTTTTTTTGGAAACAGCGGTGCTGAAGCAAATGAAGGGGCTATAAAAATTGCAAGAAAACATGGTGAACGTGACGGGGAGATAAAAAGATACAAAATTATTACATTGAATCATTCATTTCACGGACGTACTATTACAACGGTTAAAGCAACCGGTCAGGAGTCTATGCATAATTATTTCGGACCGTTTCCTGATGGCTTTGTATATGCTGAAGATATAGATGAAATAGAATCACTGTTAGATGATCATACAGCAGGTGTGATGATCGAATTAATTCAGGGTGAGGGCGGAGTAGAACCTCAAAATAAAGAAAAAGTACAACAAGTGGCAAAATTGTTAAAAGAACGTGAAATTCCTCTTATTGTTGATGAAGTACAAACCGGAGCTTATAGAATCGGTGAATTTACGGCGAGTCAAGCTTATGAGATAGAACCTGAAATTATTACACTGGCAAAAGGTGTCGGCGGTGGTGTTCCTGTCGGAATTGTAATGACAACACTCAAACATGTTTTACAAGCAGGAGATCATGGTTCAACTTTCGGCGGTAACTATTTAAGCAGCCATGCAGTTTGTGAAGTTGTAGATATTCTTAATGAAAAAAAACAAAGCGGTGATTTAGAAATAACTTCTTTAATGTTTAACCAGGCATTGGAAAAATTTTATGAGGCATATCAAGACACATTCACACAAAAAGTCGGCATAGGAATGATGTGTGGACTTCGTGTTAAAGACGGCGATACTCTAACAAATATTATAAATCTTGCAAGACAGAATGGTGTAATGGTCCTTAAAGCCGGAAGAAATACGCTCAGATTTTTACCGCCGCTTACAATAACAAAAGAGGAAATTGATGAAGGCTTTAGCGCTCTTAACTCTGCTATGTCTCAGCTTTAG
- a CDS encoding molybdopterin-dependent oxidoreductase, protein MKKSSITACPLDCYDACGIIYDENRLKPFKNGHTNGFLCSHLNHYDKFERIIKPRYKGQEITMKEALLKLKELFKSELKSDILHYRGSGNFALMQEVTDHFFANLGATLTNGTLCDGAGEAGIIEGRGSNKNMSLSEIEKSDVIIFWGRNPHTTSSHLLPLIKDKTIIVIDPVKTKIAQMADLHVQIKPHTDIYLALLLSRFVHINDSLNEEFVEKYASEFEEYYELTQSVRIKTTLENIGVTLGNIGDILEYTIDKKVAIVCGVGIQKYRDGADVMRSIDAFAVSLGFFGKEGCGVAYLGNSKEAIESPFEIKAKRVSKVNTNFDEFDTVFIQGSNPLAQMPDSLRVKNALEKTPNVVYFGLYENETSAMADLVIPAKTFLEKEDIRTSYSHNGLMVMNKQIESDIGISEYDLAAYLCKEFNIELKSEQEYLQYFKNFGIKKINGCFEVENREAIPYKDGFDTSDSEFVFLEEFETQQSEGEDEFNLITPKSHTSLNSQFKRDTYVYINPSHGYNDTQQLELTSENGSVVLEVKNDNRLRDDTLLIYSGTPGVNNLTSSKHSYEGKSAVFQENKVKITKK, encoded by the coding sequence ATGAAAAAAAGTAGTATAACAGCATGTCCGCTTGACTGCTATGATGCATGTGGTATAATTTATGATGAAAATAGATTAAAACCTTTTAAAAATGGACACACTAACGGTTTTTTATGTTCTCATTTAAACCATTACGACAAATTTGAAAGAATAATCAAGCCAAGATATAAAGGTCAAGAAATCACAATGAAAGAGGCACTTCTAAAACTGAAAGAGCTTTTTAAATCTGAACTTAAAAGTGATATCTTGCATTATCGCGGAAGTGGTAATTTTGCCTTAATGCAGGAAGTGACTGACCATTTCTTTGCAAATCTCGGTGCAACGCTTACGAACGGAACTTTATGTGACGGTGCGGGAGAAGCAGGAATTATAGAAGGCAGAGGCAGCAATAAAAATATGTCTTTGAGTGAGATTGAGAAATCTGATGTTATTATTTTTTGGGGAAGAAATCCACATACGACATCTTCGCATCTTTTACCACTTATAAAAGATAAAACCATTATAGTAATTGATCCTGTTAAAACTAAAATAGCTCAAATGGCTGATTTACATGTACAGATTAAGCCCCATACTGATATTTATCTTGCGCTTCTTTTGTCAAGATTTGTTCATATTAATGACAGTTTGAATGAAGAGTTCGTTGAAAAATATGCAAGTGAGTTTGAAGAATATTATGAACTGACACAGAGTGTCCGTATTAAGACTACGCTTGAAAATATAGGTGTGACTTTAGGTAACATAGGTGATATACTAGAATATACCATTGATAAAAAAGTGGCCATAGTTTGTGGCGTTGGTATTCAAAAATATAGAGACGGTGCTGATGTAATGCGCAGTATTGATGCTTTTGCCGTTTCTCTGGGCTTTTTTGGCAAAGAAGGATGTGGAGTTGCTTATCTTGGAAATTCCAAAGAGGCAATTGAATCACCTTTTGAGATAAAAGCCAAACGAGTTTCTAAAGTAAATACCAATTTTGATGAGTTTGATACTGTTTTTATTCAGGGTTCTAATCCTCTTGCACAAATGCCTGACAGCTTGAGAGTCAAAAACGCACTGGAAAAAACGCCGAATGTAGTTTATTTCGGTTTATATGAGAATGAAACAAGTGCAATGGCAGACTTGGTTATTCCTGCAAAAACTTTCTTGGAAAAGGAAGATATAAGAACTTCATATTCTCATAACGGATTAATGGTTATGAATAAACAAATCGAGAGTGATATCGGCATCAGCGAGTATGATTTGGCCGCTTATTTATGTAAAGAATTTAACATAGAACTTAAATCAGAACAAGAATATTTACAGTATTTTAAAAATTTTGGTATTAAAAAAATAAACGGATGCTTTGAAGTTGAAAACAGAGAAGCAATTCCGTACAAAGACGGTTTTGACACAAGTGATTCAGAATTTGTTTTTCTTGAGGAGTTTGAAACACAGCAGAGTGAAGGTGAAGATGAATTTAATCTTATAACACCTAAAAGTCATACAAGTTTGAATTCACAGTTTAAGCGAGACACATATGTCTATATAAACCCCTCTCATGGGTATAATGACACACAACAGCTGGAACTCACTTCAGAAAACGGTAGTGTCGTTTTAGAAGTAAAAAATGATAATCGACTGCGTGATGATACACTTTTAATATACAGCGGAACGCCCGGTGTGAATAATTTGACATCATCAAAACATTCTTATGAAGGTAAAAGTGCTGTTTTTCAAGAAAATAAAGTTAAAATTACTAAAAAGTAA
- a CDS encoding HlyD family efflux transporter periplasmic adaptor subunit, whose amino-acid sequence MKIILALVLTYTFAFSKVYYSKVEPYEIRTIASNVSGIVLFTDDNMIGKKLSEKVFIKIDSELDEDELNAVNKKLIYQKNTLLLDEKILKNLKQMLKRKKENYTKIKNLKIKSRIEKDKEFYDVVSSENSHLSTQKEINNLKINIADLELRKQQLIKNINDKNISAQNFVLYDIAVKAGQTVNLSTPLAKVADASKALLTIYLDEDDLAGLEKKIIFIDGKRTDYKISRISYIADEKNISKYKAQIIIKSPKVFSKLEKIELQERK is encoded by the coding sequence ATGAAAATTATATTAGCTTTAGTGTTAACATATACATTTGCTTTTTCAAAAGTATATTATTCAAAAGTTGAGCCATATGAAATTAGAACAATAGCATCAAATGTATCTGGAATAGTGCTCTTTACAGATGATAATATGATTGGAAAAAAGCTTTCAGAGAAAGTGTTTATAAAAATTGATTCTGAACTTGATGAAGATGAACTCAATGCTGTTAACAAAAAACTTATTTATCAAAAAAATACTTTACTTCTAGATGAAAAAATATTAAAAAATTTAAAGCAGATGCTAAAGAGAAAAAAAGAAAACTATACAAAAATAAAAAATTTAAAAATTAAATCCCGTATAGAAAAAGACAAAGAATTTTATGATGTAGTAAGCAGTGAAAATTCACACCTTTCAACCCAAAAAGAGATAAATAATCTAAAAATAAATATTGCTGATTTAGAGTTAAGAAAGCAGCAGCTCATAAAAAATATAAACGATAAAAACATAAGTGCCCAAAATTTTGTATTGTATGATATAGCTGTCAAAGCAGGGCAAACTGTGAATCTTTCAACGCCTTTAGCAAAGGTGGCAGATGCTTCTAAAGCACTGCTTACAATCTATTTGGATGAAGATGATTTAGCAGGTTTAGAGAAAAAAATAATATTTATTGATGGTAAAAGAACAGATTATAAAATATCGAGAATTTCTTATATAGCTGATGAAAAAAACATATCAAAATATAAGGCACAGATTATAATTAAGAGTCCAAAAGTATTTTCAAAATTAGAAAAAATTGAATTACAAGAGAGAAAGTAA
- a CDS encoding chemotaxis protein, which produces MSVLDNVDAATNLAKNNELQLLVFKVSEKDDSAFYAINVFKTREVVESKNHFLTQIPSAHPLLEGTIILRNLQIPILNLPAWLDVTLSEDEINHSNILICDFNGIIIGLRIMSAYRVIKKNWNEMHAPESYRLKEDGVVMNDTRLEDGSLCLILDYEKLLADVLPQALVDVDKDTELLKEITIPDKLKYGTVLIAEDSKTAQRHLIQLFQKANINIKLFDNGKKLIDYISALGEKASEIPAIITDIEMPEMSGFTVIQKLKAIPITSNIPIIVNSSMTGENNKREAEGLGASGFIDKTKSHNVIPLIVSVMDKA; this is translated from the coding sequence ATGTCTGTATTAGATAATGTTGATGCTGCTACAAATCTGGCAAAAAATAATGAGTTGCAATTATTAGTTTTCAAAGTTAGTGAAAAAGATGATTCTGCATTCTATGCGATAAATGTATTTAAGACCAGAGAAGTTGTAGAGTCAAAAAATCATTTTTTGACTCAAATACCTTCAGCCCATCCTCTTTTAGAAGGTACAATTATTTTACGTAATTTACAAATACCAATCTTGAATCTTCCAGCATGGTTAGATGTAACACTAAGCGAAGATGAAATCAATCACTCAAATATCTTAATTTGTGACTTTAACGGTATTATCATAGGTCTGAGAATTATGTCAGCGTATAGAGTTATTAAAAAGAACTGGAATGAAATGCATGCACCGGAGAGCTACAGACTCAAAGAAGATGGTGTTGTAATGAATGACACAAGACTTGAAGATGGAAGTTTATGCCTCATTTTAGATTATGAAAAACTTCTCGCAGATGTCCTGCCCCAAGCACTTGTTGATGTTGACAAGGACACGGAGTTATTAAAAGAAATTACTATACCTGATAAACTAAAATACGGAACCGTTCTTATTGCAGAAGACTCAAAAACTGCTCAAAGACATCTCATTCAACTTTTTCAAAAAGCAAATATCAATATAAAACTCTTTGACAATGGTAAAAAGCTTATAGACTATATCAGTGCACTGGGTGAAAAAGCAAGTGAAATACCGGCGATTATTACAGATATTGAAATGCCTGAAATGTCCGGATTTACAGTTATACAAAAATTAAAAGCCATCCCTATAACAAGCAATATCCCAATTATAGTTAACAGTTCAATGACAGGTGAAAACAATAAAAGAGAAGCTGAAGGCTTAGGAGCAAGTGGTTTTATAGATAAAACAAAAAGTCATAATGTAATTCCGTTGATTGTTTCAGTAATGGACAAAGCTTAA